One Eubacteriales bacterium mix99 genomic window carries:
- a CDS encoding LemA family protein — MIGYMIAGIVVLVVLYLIFAYNGFVELRNRVRNAWAQIEVQLKKRADLIPNLVETVKGYAGHEKETFDRIVKARTGVLNANTPEESMKANGALTDALRRLMVVVEAYPDLKANSNFLSLQEDLKDVEEKIRYSRQFYNDTVLKYNNRIQTFPNNVVAGMFGFQGEVFFQVEEGDREVPNVQF, encoded by the coding sequence ATGATAGGTTATATGATTGCGGGGATTGTTGTTCTGGTCGTTCTGTATCTGATATTTGCTTATAACGGATTTGTGGAACTGCGCAACAGGGTACGCAATGCGTGGGCCCAGATTGAGGTTCAGCTGAAGAAACGGGCCGATCTGATTCCCAATCTGGTGGAGACGGTGAAAGGGTATGCCGGTCATGAAAAGGAAACCTTTGACCGAATTGTGAAAGCCAGAACCGGAGTCCTGAATGCCAACACCCCGGAGGAAAGCATGAAAGCCAACGGCGCACTAACCGACGCTCTTCGCAGACTGATGGTGGTGGTGGAGGCCTATCCGGATCTGAAGGCCAATTCCAATTTTCTGAGTCTTCAGGAGGATCTGAAGGATGTGGAGGAAAAGATACGGTATTCCCGTCAGTTCTATAATGACACCGTTTTGAAATACAATAACAGGATCCAGACATTTCCGAACAATGTCGTAGCCGGCATGTTTGGATTTCAGGGAGAGGTGTTTTTCCAGGTTGAGGAAGGGGATCGGGAGGTTCCGAACGTTCAGTTTTGA
- a CDS encoding M23 family metallopeptidase has protein sequence MAALRRRHRFQIADRKRFLPFLTVLLLLVAVLVLLCLNFNVPMRQYTADQFLPEHLTMYFSVGEDAGVPWYYLAAVDQAENIPKKKISQKRTSSIALHLTGIRNPDELPQYLAGYKKSKSLLRRVKGQIGRFDDLRAIHDDKVFPLSPEAEYVYENGYGDTRTYGGERTHEGIDIMTEKGVPIRSVCDGVIEQVGWNELGGYRIGVRGEDHVYYYYAHLSRYEGKPKKGDKVKREQQIGYSGDTGYGPEGTSGKFEPHLHFGMYYCKGEDLEAFNPWPFLRAWEGGHPAAGQQQ, from the coding sequence ATGGCTGCTTTGAGAAGGCGTCATCGTTTTCAGATTGCCGACAGGAAGCGATTCCTGCCGTTTTTGACTGTTCTGTTGCTCCTGGTTGCTGTATTGGTTCTGCTGTGCCTGAACTTTAACGTGCCCATGAGGCAATACACGGCAGATCAATTTTTGCCGGAGCATCTGACGATGTATTTTTCGGTGGGGGAGGATGCCGGAGTGCCCTGGTATTATCTGGCTGCTGTGGATCAGGCGGAAAACATTCCAAAGAAAAAAATCAGTCAAAAGCGGACTTCCTCCATAGCCCTGCATCTTACCGGGATCCGGAATCCGGACGAACTTCCGCAGTATCTTGCCGGCTATAAAAAGAGTAAATCCCTTCTCCGCAGGGTGAAGGGACAGATCGGACGCTTTGACGATCTGCGGGCCATCCACGATGACAAGGTGTTTCCCTTATCCCCGGAGGCAGAGTATGTCTATGAGAACGGATATGGCGATACCCGCACCTATGGCGGGGAACGCACCCATGAAGGCATTGACATCATGACGGAAAAAGGAGTTCCGATCCGGTCTGTCTGCGACGGCGTCATTGAGCAGGTCGGATGGAATGAACTGGGCGGTTATCGAATCGGTGTTCGGGGAGAGGATCATGTCTACTATTATTATGCGCACCTGTCCCGCTATGAAGGGAAACCAAAAAAGGGAGATAAGGTGAAACGGGAACAGCAGATCGGATACAGCGGGGATACCGGGTACGGCCCGGAAGGGACCTCCGGGAAATTTGAACCCCACCTGCATTTTGGGATGTATTACTGTAAGGGGGAGGATCTTGAGGCATTCAATCCCTGGCCATTTCTCAGGGCCTGGGAAGGTGGGCATCCGGCGGCCGGTCAGCAGCAGTGA
- a CDS encoding ABC transporter permease, with protein MLWYVVKRVLLAAMTIFLVATITFFLMRMVPGGPFIAEKSISEQAQAALNAKFGLDKPVYVQYKNYMTGALHGDFSLSLKQRGRTVSEIISSKFPISAKLGGVSVLIALAVGIPLGSIAALNRGKWLDQVIMVIATCGIAFPSFVICTVGMYVFGVRLKWLPTFGLTSPLHYILPVFSLAFYPTAYITRLMRSSMLDVLDQDYMRTARAKGLSWNRSLFKHALRNAVLPVVTYVGPMLAYTLTGSFVVEKIFVIPGLGGQFVSSIMTRDYTVIMGTTIFLATLLILMNVVVDIVYKIIDPRIQLK; from the coding sequence ATGCTGTGGTATGTGGTCAAGCGGGTTTTGTTGGCTGCGATGACGATTTTTCTGGTTGCGACTATCACATTTTTTTTAATGAGAATGGTACCGGGCGGCCCGTTCATTGCGGAGAAATCCATTAGTGAGCAGGCACAGGCTGCTTTGAATGCAAAATTCGGCCTGGATAAACCGGTGTATGTTCAATATAAAAACTATATGACAGGAGCACTTCATGGTGATTTCAGTCTGAGCCTGAAGCAGAGAGGGCGGACGGTTTCTGAAATTATCTCCAGTAAATTTCCGATTTCTGCAAAGCTGGGCGGGGTTTCCGTTCTGATTGCCCTGGCCGTGGGGATTCCCCTCGGAAGCATTGCTGCCCTGAACCGGGGCAAATGGCTGGATCAGGTGATTATGGTGATTGCCACCTGCGGGATTGCGTTTCCCAGCTTTGTGATCTGTACGGTGGGGATGTATGTGTTTGGAGTTCGGCTGAAGTGGCTGCCTACCTTTGGACTGACGTCTCCCCTTCATTATATTCTTCCGGTATTTTCCCTGGCCTTTTATCCAACAGCCTATATTACCCGGCTGATGCGGTCTTCCATGCTGGATGTTCTCGACCAGGATTATATGAGGACGGCCAGAGCCAAGGGCCTGTCCTGGAACAGAAGCCTGTTCAAACATGCACTGCGCAATGCTGTTCTGCCGGTAGTGACCTATGTCGGTCCCATGCTGGCTTACACCCTGACCGGCAGTTTTGTTGTGGAGAAGATTTTTGTGATACCCGGTCTGGGAGGCCAGTTTGTCAGTTCCATAATGACCCGTGATTATACCGTAATTATGGGCACGACGATTTTTCTGGCAACGCTTCTCATCCTGATGAATGTTGTGGTGGACATTGTCTACAAGATTATTGATCCCCGCATTCAGTTGAAATAA
- a CDS encoding ABC transporter permease, with product MTSKNPLSFQLNTDDFLPASDEEKQNLIKMRPSISFWKDAMRRLCKNKVAMISLAVILVVMIFSFIVPAFYPYRYAQQIKGSEYLHPMTYSEQEQARMDEGEKVFPHILGTDNLGRDYAVRVMVGSRISLLVGLVASAIVLIIGSIYGAVSGFFGGWVDTIMMRIVDIIYTIPDILLIVLLSFALKAPIAKLAVRKGFGWIQVMGPNLISIFIVFALLYWVGMARIVRGQILTLKQNEYVTAAKALGASNARIIRKHLLTNCIGTLIVTTTLQIPSSIFTESFLSFLGMGVAVPLPSLGSLASDSLNGLTSYPYLLMAPALLISLIILSFNLFGDGLRDAFDPKMKS from the coding sequence ATGACAAGTAAAAACCCATTGAGTTTTCAATTGAATACCGATGATTTTCTGCCTGCCAGCGATGAGGAAAAGCAAAATCTGATAAAGATGCGGCCAAGCATCAGCTTCTGGAAAGACGCCATGCGCCGGTTGTGCAAAAATAAAGTAGCAATGATCAGCCTTGCAGTGATCCTGGTCGTTATGATTTTTTCCTTTATTGTGCCGGCTTTCTATCCCTATCGGTATGCGCAGCAGATCAAAGGCTCGGAGTATCTGCACCCCATGACATATTCGGAACAGGAACAGGCCCGCATGGATGAGGGGGAGAAGGTATTTCCCCATATTCTCGGTACGGACAATCTGGGACGCGATTATGCGGTGCGTGTGATGGTGGGCAGTCGGATTTCCCTGCTGGTTGGCCTGGTGGCATCCGCCATTGTTTTGATTATCGGATCCATATATGGTGCCGTGTCCGGTTTTTTCGGCGGCTGGGTGGATACCATAATGATGCGGATTGTGGATATTATTTATACCATTCCCGATATTTTGCTGATTGTCCTGCTTTCCTTTGCCCTGAAGGCGCCCATAGCAAAGCTGGCTGTACGGAAGGGTTTTGGATGGATCCAGGTAATGGGGCCCAACCTGATCAGTATTTTTATTGTATTTGCCCTGCTTTATTGGGTGGGGATGGCCCGGATTGTCCGGGGACAGATCCTGACACTCAAGCAGAATGAATATGTCACTGCGGCCAAAGCGCTGGGCGCTTCCAATGCCCGCATAATACGCAAGCATTTGCTGACCAATTGTATCGGCACTCTGATTGTTACCACCACGCTGCAGATTCCATCTTCCATTTTTACGGAGAGTTTTCTCAGCTTTCTTGGTATGGGTGTGGCAGTTCCGCTTCCATCCCTGGGTTCTTTGGCCAGTGACTCTTTGAACGGACTGACCAGTTATCCCTATTTGTTGATGGCTCCGGCCCTTTTGATCAGTCTGATTATCTTAAGCTTCAATCTGTTCGGCGATGGGCTGCGGGATGCTTTTGATCCCAAGATGAAGAGCTGA
- a CDS encoding ABC transporter ATP-binding protein, translating to MSENLVDIHNEKLSFFTPAGEVKALNDVSLYVRPGEILGIVGESGSGKSVTAYSLMGLTAHPGRLTGGDIYFNSHHINRMTEKEMRRIRGNEVSIIFQDPMTSLNPVYTIGNQIREVILLHTKRTKKQANERACELLRLVGINEPEKRMKQYPHEFSGGMRQRVMIAIALACEPKLLIADEPTTALDVTIQAQILELMMSLKEKLDMSIIIITHDLGVVAGMCDRIAVMYAGKVVECGTTDEIFYQPSHEYTKGLLRSIPNLYEREHKKLVPIQGLPVDLLDLPEGCPFATRCPNCMKVCMKHMPEYTYLNDSHYSACWLLDKEKFMKKQRGALT from the coding sequence ATGAGTGAAAACTTAGTTGACATCCATAATGAGAAGCTTTCTTTTTTTACCCCTGCCGGGGAAGTGAAAGCCCTCAATGATGTGTCGTTATATGTCCGTCCGGGTGAAATCCTGGGGATCGTTGGCGAGAGCGGCTCCGGAAAGTCCGTTACCGCATACAGTCTCATGGGCCTGACCGCTCATCCCGGACGGCTGACAGGCGGGGATATTTACTTTAACAGTCATCATATCAACAGGATGACGGAAAAGGAGATGCGCCGGATCCGGGGGAATGAGGTTTCCATTATCTTTCAAGATCCGATGACCAGCCTGAACCCGGTTTATACCATTGGCAATCAGATCCGGGAGGTCATTCTCCTGCATACCAAACGAACCAAAAAGCAAGCCAATGAACGCGCCTGCGAGCTGCTGCGCCTGGTAGGCATCAATGAACCGGAAAAGCGGATGAAGCAGTATCCTCATGAATTTTCCGGCGGGATGCGGCAGAGGGTCATGATCGCAATTGCCCTGGCCTGCGAACCGAAGCTTCTGATTGCCGACGAACCGACCACAGCTCTGGATGTGACCATTCAGGCACAGATCCTTGAATTGATGATGAGCCTGAAGGAAAAGCTGGATATGTCCATTATTATCATCACCCATGATCTGGGCGTTGTGGCAGGCATGTGTGACCGGATTGCCGTAATGTATGCCGGCAAGGTGGTGGAATGCGGGACAACAGATGAGATTTTTTATCAGCCTTCCCATGAATACACCAAAGGGCTGCTGCGGAGTATTCCCAACCTGTATGAAAGAGAGCACAAAAAACTGGTTCCCATTCAGGGGCTGCCGGTGGATCTGCTCGATCTTCCGGAAGGCTGTCCTTTTGCAACCCGCTGTCCAAACTGCATGAAGGTTTGCATGAAGCACATGCCGGAATACACTTATTTGAACGACAGTCACTACAGTGCATGCTGGCTGCTGGATAAAGAGAAATTTATGAAAAAACAAAGGGGTGCTTTGACATAA
- a CDS encoding ABC transporter ATP-binding protein, whose product MEDKKLVEVQHLKEYFPVKGERPFERKYVKAVDDISFYIRKGETFGLVGESGCGKTTAGRTILRLYEPTSGKIFYDGKDITHVNMLPYRRKMQIVFQDPYASLDPRMTVGDIIGEAIDIHHLATNAKERRDRIVELLSLVGLNTEHANRYPHEFSGGQRQRVGIARALAVDPEFIVCDEPVSALDVSIQAQVVNMFEELQERLGLTYLFIAHNLSVVKHISSRIGVMYLGKMMELADNYELIFHSVHPYTRSLISAIPIADPKTARAAHRIVLKGDVPSPVDPPSGCRFRTRCPYADERCAAEEPEWREVSPGHFAACHHLDRVKDEKPVTD is encoded by the coding sequence ATGGAAGACAAAAAACTGGTCGAAGTGCAGCACCTGAAAGAATACTTTCCCGTAAAGGGGGAGAGGCCATTTGAGCGAAAATATGTCAAGGCTGTGGATGACATCAGTTTTTACATCCGAAAGGGCGAAACATTCGGTCTTGTGGGAGAGTCCGGCTGCGGAAAGACCACTGCAGGCCGTACCATATTACGGCTGTACGAGCCTACCAGCGGGAAAATATTCTATGACGGGAAGGATATTACGCATGTCAATATGCTCCCTTACCGCCGGAAAATGCAGATCGTCTTCCAGGATCCCTATGCCAGCCTGGATCCCCGGATGACCGTGGGCGATATTATCGGGGAAGCCATTGATATCCATCATCTGGCAACCAATGCGAAAGAACGGCGGGATCGTATTGTGGAGCTGTTGAGCCTGGTCGGCCTGAATACAGAGCATGCCAATCGTTATCCCCACGAATTTTCCGGAGGCCAGCGCCAGCGTGTGGGCATTGCCCGTGCCCTGGCGGTGGATCCGGAGTTTATCGTGTGTGATGAGCCTGTTTCGGCTCTGGATGTTTCCATCCAGGCTCAGGTAGTCAACATGTTCGAGGAGCTTCAGGAAAGACTGGGGCTGACCTACCTGTTCATTGCCCATAACCTGAGCGTCGTGAAACACATTTCCAGCCGGATTGGCGTCATGTACCTGGGCAAGATGATGGAACTGGCGGACAACTATGAGCTGATCTTTCACAGCGTGCACCCGTATACGCGGAGTCTGATCTCCGCCATTCCCATAGCCGATCCGAAAACTGCCCGGGCCGCTCACCGCATTGTGCTGAAAGGGGATGTTCCCAGTCCGGTGGATCCCCCTTCGGGATGCCGGTTCCGTACCAGGTGCCCGTATGCGGATGAGCGATGTGCGGCGGAGGAGCCGGAATGGCGGGAAGTGTCTCCCGGTCACTTTGCTGCCTGCCATCACCTGGATCGGGTGAAGGATGAAAAACCGGTAACCGATTGA
- a CDS encoding peptide ABC transporter substrate-binding protein: MRRKIALVLALTVLLSFSVYGCGSSDNKSKGGSNKTSEAPGKEGKGGKQLVAEIGPNPETIDPALNSTVDGGNMLLFAFDCLLNIDQKNKVTSGAAEKYDISPDGLTWTFHLHKDLKWSDGSDLTAEDFVYSWKRMVDPDTAAPYAKTALGMVKGFDEAENGDPDKLAVSAPDKSTFVVELSHPCVYFDKMAAFAPLSPVNKKTIEENGDAWATKPETYICNGPFYISEWVPNSYIMFKKNPYFRDSDKVKLDSIKLLLIEDANSAYAAYQTGETMMIKDVPTAEIKALRDNKEFHIEPSLGTYYVSLNDSLPQFQDPRVRKALSLALDRKYMSETLAEGVYTPAGNFLGTGLTDWDDSSFMDNANGGKPYIDTDDYEGNLKEAKKLMAEAGYPDGKGFPTITYSTNDASWHKVFAQYMQEAWKKLGVTVNVDVVEWASFTPMRRAGDYEASRNGWVMDYNDPSNMLELFYSDNGNNDSKYNNPEFDAMMDKAAMEADAKTRSGYLHQAEDILMEDAGAIPIAYYNDFYLQSSKIKGAWHSPYGYWYFQYADIED, encoded by the coding sequence ATGAGAAGAAAGATTGCATTGGTGCTGGCACTTACCGTGCTCCTGTCTTTCAGCGTTTACGGCTGCGGCAGTTCCGATAATAAATCAAAAGGCGGTTCCAATAAAACCAGCGAAGCACCCGGCAAAGAGGGAAAAGGCGGAAAACAGCTGGTGGCAGAGATCGGTCCCAATCCCGAGACCATTGATCCTGCCCTGAACAGTACCGTGGACGGAGGCAATATGCTTCTGTTTGCCTTTGACTGTCTGCTGAACATTGACCAGAAGAATAAGGTGACCAGCGGTGCGGCGGAGAAGTATGACATAAGTCCGGACGGACTGACCTGGACATTTCATTTGCACAAAGATCTGAAATGGTCGGATGGTTCGGATCTTACCGCAGAGGACTTTGTATACAGCTGGAAGCGCATGGTGGATCCGGATACCGCTGCGCCTTATGCCAAAACTGCCCTGGGTATGGTAAAGGGATTTGACGAAGCGGAAAATGGTGATCCGGATAAGCTGGCGGTTTCTGCTCCTGATAAGAGCACATTTGTGGTGGAACTGTCTCATCCCTGTGTGTATTTTGACAAGATGGCTGCCTTTGCACCATTGAGTCCGGTCAATAAGAAAACCATTGAAGAAAACGGAGACGCCTGGGCGACCAAGCCGGAAACCTATATCTGCAACGGTCCATTCTATATCAGCGAATGGGTGCCCAATTCCTATATCATGTTCAAAAAGAATCCCTATTTCCGGGATTCGGATAAAGTCAAGCTGGATTCGATTAAATTACTGTTGATCGAAGATGCGAACTCCGCCTATGCTGCCTATCAGACCGGTGAGACCATGATGATCAAGGATGTCCCGACTGCAGAAATCAAAGCTCTGCGGGATAATAAGGAGTTTCATATTGAACCCAGTCTGGGCACCTATTATGTCAGCCTGAATGATTCCCTGCCCCAGTTTCAGGATCCCCGTGTCCGCAAGGCACTGAGTCTGGCACTGGATCGGAAATATATGTCGGAGACCCTGGCAGAAGGAGTGTATACTCCTGCAGGCAATTTCCTGGGAACCGGTTTAACCGATTGGGATGACAGTTCCTTTATGGACAATGCCAATGGCGGGAAACCGTATATTGACACGGACGACTACGAAGGCAATCTGAAGGAAGCAAAGAAATTGATGGCGGAAGCCGGTTATCCGGATGGCAAAGGGTTCCCCACCATCACGTATTCCACCAATGATGCCAGCTGGCATAAGGTGTTTGCGCAGTACATGCAGGAAGCATGGAAGAAGCTGGGGGTTACGGTAAACGTGGATGTTGTCGAATGGGCATCCTTTACTCCCATGCGCCGTGCAGGAGACTATGAAGCCAGTCGGAACGGCTGGGTCATGGACTATAATGATCCTTCCAATATGCTGGAGCTTTTTTACAGCGACAATGGAAACAATGACAGCAAATACAACAACCCTGAGTTTGATGCCATGATGGATAAGGCCGCCATGGAAGCAGATGCGAAAACACGTTCCGGTTATCTGCATCAGGCAGAAGACATCCTGATGGAGGATGCCGGTGCGATACCCATTGCCTACTACAATGACTTTTATCTGCAGAGCAGCAAAATCAAAGGTGCCTGGCACTCTCCCTATGGATATTGGTATTTCCAGTATGCGGATATTGAAGATTAA
- the nagB gene encoding glucosamine-6-phosphate deaminase, protein MQLFIDTEEACDEKAALEIVNQVKSKPDTILGLATGSTPIGMYQRLVKKYQDGEIHFDHVRTFNLDEYVGLPKDHPCSYYYFMQKHLFKAVDLDPEASSLPDGTAADPEEECMNYEKKLEAAGGIDLQVLGIGRNGHIGFNEPGTPFNAVTHVVPLTQSTIDANARFFDNADQVPRRALSMGIKTIMHARKILLIAKGEDKADAVQKALQGPITPNVPASILQLHPNITVIVDHAAAGKLKKQ, encoded by the coding sequence ATGCAGTTATTTATCGATACAGAGGAGGCCTGTGATGAAAAGGCCGCTTTGGAGATTGTAAATCAAGTCAAAAGCAAACCCGATACCATACTGGGACTTGCCACAGGTTCCACCCCCATTGGCATGTATCAAAGGCTCGTTAAAAAATACCAGGACGGGGAAATCCATTTCGATCATGTCCGGACCTTTAATCTGGATGAATATGTCGGCCTTCCAAAGGATCATCCCTGCAGCTACTATTATTTTATGCAGAAGCATCTTTTCAAGGCAGTGGATCTGGATCCGGAAGCTTCCTCCCTTCCGGACGGAACCGCTGCCGATCCGGAAGAGGAATGCATGAACTATGAAAAGAAACTGGAAGCAGCAGGAGGCATTGATCTGCAGGTACTGGGAATCGGCCGCAACGGACATATCGGATTCAATGAACCCGGAACGCCCTTCAACGCCGTTACCCATGTGGTGCCGTTGACGCAAAGTACCATTGATGCAAATGCCAGGTTTTTTGACAATGCGGATCAGGTTCCCCGCCGGGCGCTTTCCATGGGGATCAAAACCATTATGCACGCAAGAAAAATTCTTTTGATCGCCAAAGGGGAAGACAAGGCGGATGCAGTACAAAAAGCCCTGCAGGGTCCAATTACCCCCAATGTTCCGGCGTCTATCCTTCAGCTGCATCCCAATATCACCGTAATTGTGGATCACGCTGCAGCAGGAAAACTGAAAAAGCAATAA
- a CDS encoding YitT family protein, which yields MIFRIFIILLGSFIYSVAINALFLPHHLLSGGLTGVAMMLEYLLHLPTGLSVAVLNIPLFFGSYRVIGKRFTWLSVLGILSSSLFLSLTRGWVIPVKDSMVAAIFGGLISGIGTGIVIKNRGSLGGTDIIAVIINKYFSFSIGGIGLAINGIILTIAAFLFDVEMAMLTLVSIFVGNKVIDSIQEGFNHSKTIIIVSDACQEIADELFRKVKRGITFIEAEGAYTKKQRKLIYMVVRVMELARVRDIVKRIDPDAFLSIIDTREVEGKGFLRE from the coding sequence ATGATATTCCGGATTTTTATCATACTGTTGGGCAGCTTTATCTATTCCGTGGCGATCAATGCCCTGTTTCTTCCTCATCATCTGCTGAGCGGGGGACTGACCGGCGTGGCCATGATGCTGGAATATTTGCTGCATCTGCCAACCGGTTTGTCTGTGGCTGTTTTAAACATTCCCCTGTTTTTTGGAAGCTATCGGGTGATCGGCAAACGGTTTACCTGGCTGAGCGTCCTTGGCATCCTGAGTTCTTCCCTGTTCTTATCCCTGACAAGGGGATGGGTGATTCCGGTGAAGGATTCCATGGTGGCGGCCATTTTCGGCGGATTGATTTCCGGCATCGGCACGGGCATCGTGATCAAGAACCGGGGATCTCTGGGCGGGACGGATATTATAGCCGTTATCATCAATAAATATTTTTCCTTCAGCATTGGCGGCATCGGCCTGGCGATCAACGGCATCATTCTGACAATTGCCGCGTTTCTGTTTGATGTGGAAATGGCCATGCTGACCCTGGTTTCCATCTTTGTCGGCAACAAGGTGATTGATTCCATTCAGGAAGGATTCAATCACAGCAAGACCATTATCATTGTTTCCGACGCCTGTCAGGAAATTGCGGATGAGCTGTTTCGAAAAGTGAAACGGGGCATTACCTTTATTGAAGCAGAAGGTGCTTATACAAAAAAGCAACGGAAGTTGATCTATATGGTTGTTCGGGTGATGGAGCTTGCCCGGGTGCGGGATATTGTCAAACGGATTGATCCTGATGCCTTCCTGTCCATTATTGATACCCGTGAAGTGGAGGGAAAAGGATTTTTAAGAGAATGA
- the pepV gene encoding dipeptidase PepV: protein MDCNKYVEEHREDVIRSVQDIVRIPSVEASPLPGKPFGENVDHALRNALALAERLGFRVKNIDGYAGYAEFGEGDETMAILGHLDVVPEGSGWTYPPYEARIVDGRMYGRGTADDKGPTIGALYGMKAVMESGKKMKRKVRIIFGTDEESGWKDMETYFQREPMPDFGVTPDADYPIINVEKGILAFKLKKDFSAGADSAVKIKSLTGGHRSNMVPDECTCCFLPTGDQDKILTHLHSMEQYSGYELTADFCEDSGIRIRSKGVSAHASTPEKGSNAIGRMLAFLSTMGLGNSDMEQFLLFLNNKIGVDTTGAGLNLDLKDEVSGALTLNLGTILVDQAHGEAEIDIRYPVCYSQDQIMDILQNAVKGTGIGVECCNAQAPLHVPEEGFLIETLKKVYTEQTEQPAKVLAIGGGTYARAMKNAVAFGALFPGRPELAHETDEHIFIDDLILHTKIYAHAIAALCCEDGR from the coding sequence ATGGATTGTAACAAATACGTTGAGGAACACCGGGAGGATGTGATCCGGTCGGTGCAGGACATCGTACGGATCCCCAGTGTGGAGGCATCCCCGCTGCCGGGGAAGCCGTTCGGGGAGAATGTGGATCATGCGCTGCGCAATGCTTTGGCTTTAGCGGAAAGGCTGGGATTCCGCGTAAAGAATATCGACGGATATGCCGGATACGCGGAGTTCGGCGAGGGGGACGAGACCATGGCGATTCTTGGTCATCTGGATGTGGTGCCGGAGGGAAGCGGATGGACCTATCCGCCCTATGAGGCAAGAATTGTGGACGGCAGGATGTACGGACGGGGTACGGCGGACGACAAAGGCCCCACCATCGGCGCCCTGTACGGCATGAAAGCCGTCATGGAGTCCGGTAAGAAGATGAAGCGGAAGGTCCGGATCATTTTTGGCACGGATGAAGAAAGCGGATGGAAGGACATGGAGACTTATTTTCAAAGAGAGCCCATGCCGGACTTTGGAGTCACGCCTGATGCGGATTATCCGATCATCAATGTGGAAAAGGGAATTCTGGCCTTCAAACTGAAGAAGGACTTTTCCGCGGGGGCAGATTCTGCCGTGAAAATTAAGTCCCTGACAGGAGGACACCGTTCCAATATGGTGCCGGATGAATGCACCTGCTGCTTCCTGCCCACGGGAGATCAGGATAAAATCCTGACGCATCTTCACAGTATGGAGCAGTATTCCGGCTATGAGCTGACTGCCGACTTCTGTGAGGACTCAGGGATTCGGATACGGTCAAAAGGGGTATCTGCCCATGCGAGCACGCCGGAAAAGGGGAGCAACGCCATTGGCAGAATGCTGGCTTTCCTGAGCACCATGGGGCTGGGCAACAGTGATATGGAGCAGTTTCTTCTGTTCCTGAACAACAAAATCGGTGTGGATACCACCGGTGCCGGCCTGAACCTGGATTTGAAGGATGAAGTGTCCGGTGCACTGACCCTGAACCTTGGTACCATTCTGGTGGATCAGGCCCATGGCGAGGCGGAGATTGACATTCGTTATCCGGTTTGTTACAGCCAGGATCAGATTATGGACATTCTGCAGAATGCTGTGAAAGGTACCGGTATCGGGGTGGAGTGCTGCAATGCCCAGGCTCCTCTGCACGTACCGGAGGAAGGTTTTCTGATTGAGACGCTGAAGAAGGTATACACGGAGCAGACCGAACAGCCTGCAAAGGTACTGGCCATCGGTGGAGGAACTTATGCAAGGGCCATGAAGAATGCAGTGGCATTCGGAGCGCTGTTTCCCGGCCGGCCGGAGCTTGCCCATGAAACGGACGAGCATATTTTTATCGATGATCTCATTCTCCATACGAAAATCTATGCTCATGCCATTGCCGCCCTCTGCTGTGAAGACGGGCGCTGA
- a CDS encoding nitroreductase family protein, which yields MDVLQAIQTRRSIRSYTDRPIDEETLQKLLEAAMCAPSANNKKPWHFVVIRDREQLAVISRIQRYHRPIGQAACCIVVCGDESVQETHDFLLNDCSAATENLLLAAHGLGLGAVWCGIRTGADVSRYLKETLSFPKSTFPIALIAVGYPAEEPKVGDRLDPSRIHYEKW from the coding sequence ATGGATGTACTTCAGGCAATTCAAACGAGGCGAAGCATTCGGTCCTATACCGATCGGCCCATTGATGAGGAGACTCTGCAGAAATTACTGGAGGCTGCCATGTGTGCCCCATCCGCCAACAACAAAAAGCCCTGGCATTTTGTTGTGATCCGGGACAGGGAACAGCTTGCCGTGATTTCAAGGATTCAAAGATATCATAGGCCCATTGGACAGGCTGCCTGCTGTATCGTGGTCTGCGGAGATGAAAGTGTGCAGGAGACGCATGACTTTCTTTTGAACGATTGTTCTGCGGCAACGGAGAACCTGCTTCTCGCGGCCCATGGGCTGGGACTTGGCGCAGTGTGGTGCGGAATCCGCACCGGAGCGGATGTTTCGCGCTATTTAAAGGAAACGCTTTCGTTTCCCAAAAGTACTTTTCCCATTGCATTGATAGCCGTTGGCTATCCGGCGGAGGAACCCAAAGTGGGAGACCGGCTTGATCCTTCCAGGATTCATTATGAAAAATGGTAA